The following proteins are co-located in the Papaver somniferum cultivar HN1 unplaced genomic scaffold, ASM357369v1 unplaced-scaffold_128, whole genome shotgun sequence genome:
- the LOC113331745 gene encoding cyanate hydratase produces MEDIKGKVVSHLQAAKQKSGKSFTEIAQETGLTNVYVAQLFKRQAQLKPETASKLRAVLPELPDEVVEEMMKPPMRSYNPNLIQEPTIYRLNEAVMHFGGSIKEIINEEFGDGIMSAIDFYCSVDKVKGADGKDRVVVTLDGKYLPYTEQKSENMASRS; encoded by the exons ATGGAAGATATCAAAGGAAAGGTTGTGAGTCATCTTCAAGCAGCGAAACAAAAATCCGGAAAATCATTCACCGAAATAGCACAAGAAACTGGTCTGACGAACGTCTATGTTGCTCAGCTCTTCAAAAGACAAGCCCAATTGAAGCCTGAAACTGCATCCAAACTGCGGGCAGTGCTGCCGGAGCTACCCGATGAAGTGGTTGAAGAGATGATGAAACCACCTATGAGAAGTTACAATCCTAATCTCATACAAGAACCTACTATTTATAGGTTGAATGAAGCTGTGATGCATTTTGGGGGAAGTATCAAGGAAATCATCAATGAGGAATTTGGGGATGGGATTATGTCTGCTATAGATTTCTATTGTTCTGTTGACAAAGTTAAGGGTGCTGACGGGAAGGACCGTGTTGTTGTTACACTTGATGGCAAGTATTTGCCATACACTGAACAG AAATCCGAGAATATGGCCTCAAGGAGCTAA